Proteins from one Pseudomonas grandcourensis genomic window:
- a CDS encoding sulfotransferase family 2 domain-containing protein, with amino-acid sequence MLSEKNNVIFVHIPKCGGTSVESAIWEDHEKTEENLWMGFLDKYHNKYQTGGLQHLKAIQIRQHIGRSKFDKFFKFSIVRNPFARIVSQYLYMESRPDLRDYIDMSADDNLITYLHKIQKRSHVQWEQQVSFLYDYKGNLLVDKVIQLEQINNLPEILKNNTSISIEGIPRTNTHKLKYNYKDYLCTDSISIISDLYFEDFEAFGYSISP; translated from the coding sequence ATGCTTTCAGAAAAAAACAATGTTATTTTTGTGCACATACCAAAGTGCGGTGGAACATCAGTCGAATCGGCAATATGGGAAGATCATGAAAAGACTGAAGAAAACCTCTGGATGGGCTTTCTAGACAAATACCACAACAAATACCAAACCGGCGGCTTGCAGCACCTCAAAGCAATTCAAATCAGGCAACACATTGGGCGTTCAAAGTTTGATAAGTTCTTCAAATTTTCCATCGTAAGAAACCCATTTGCCAGAATCGTGTCGCAATACCTGTACATGGAGTCCAGACCTGACCTCAGAGACTACATAGACATGAGCGCCGATGACAACCTCATAACATACCTTCATAAAATTCAAAAAAGAAGCCATGTCCAATGGGAGCAGCAAGTCTCATTTCTCTATGATTACAAAGGCAACCTACTAGTTGACAAGGTTATCCAACTGGAACAAATAAACAACTTGCCAGAAATACTAAAAAATAACACCTCAATCAGCATTGAAGGAATACCCAGAACCAACACTCACAAACTTAAGTATAACTACAAAGACTACCTGTGCACTGATTCAATCAGCATAATCAGCGATCTTTACTTCGAAGATTTTGAGGCTTTTGGATATTCAATTTCTCCTTAA
- a CDS encoding DUF1254 domain-containing protein — MAAALVVVGSTLFAGCASKNDPITQADKTDVTKGVPAPSLEQTKAIAEEGFIYGLPLVMNYAVMHEYAVDKGGPQYKAPFNQIKNEPRVYTYQDTAIITPNSDTPYSFVWLDLRAEPMVISVPAVDKRRYYSVQMIDGNTYNYGYIGSRATGNEPGQYMVVGPDWKGAPPPGIKKVFTSTTPFAVSAIRTQLYNAKDMPNVEKVQAGYKVQPLSAFLHQPAPPTAPKIDFVPATTEGIKANFFEYLSAAMEYVPPSADDQEIRAKLASIGVGPGRTFEFKDLSLEHKAVVLLGMKAGDEKVDKFLASGTKIINGWNVGAYFGDQTFYKADWLKRAGAAKGGLYGNDAVEAMYPNTRTDGTGQTLDTSKRKYTLTFPAGKLPPVNAFWSVTMYDGKSQLLIKNPLNRYLINSPMLSAMKKNTDGSLTLYIQKDSPGKAKEANWLPAPDDTVFLVMRLYWPKTAPPSILPAGDGSWQPPALVVTK, encoded by the coding sequence ATGGCTGCGGCACTCGTCGTCGTAGGTTCAACGCTTTTTGCGGGGTGTGCGAGCAAGAACGATCCGATCACGCAGGCAGACAAGACGGATGTGACCAAGGGCGTACCCGCGCCGAGTCTCGAGCAGACCAAGGCGATCGCCGAGGAAGGCTTTATTTACGGCTTACCGCTGGTCATGAACTACGCCGTAATGCACGAATATGCTGTGGACAAGGGCGGCCCGCAATACAAGGCGCCGTTCAACCAGATCAAGAACGAGCCTCGCGTCTACACCTACCAAGACACGGCCATCATCACTCCGAACAGCGACACCCCGTACTCGTTTGTCTGGCTGGACCTGCGCGCGGAACCGATGGTGATCTCGGTGCCGGCAGTGGACAAGCGGCGTTATTACTCGGTGCAGATGATCGACGGCAACACTTACAACTACGGTTACATCGGCAGCCGTGCCACCGGCAACGAGCCAGGCCAATACATGGTGGTCGGTCCCGATTGGAAAGGCGCGCCCCCTCCCGGTATCAAAAAAGTCTTCACCTCGACCACTCCCTTCGCCGTGAGCGCCATTCGGACTCAGCTCTACAATGCCAAGGACATGCCGAATGTCGAGAAGGTGCAAGCGGGCTACAAGGTCCAGCCGCTGTCCGCCTTCCTCCATCAACCCGCGCCGCCCACTGCGCCGAAGATTGATTTCGTGCCGGCTACGACGGAAGGCATCAAGGCCAACTTCTTCGAGTACCTGTCGGCCGCGATGGAGTATGTGCCGCCATCGGCTGACGACCAGGAGATCCGGGCCAAGCTGGCGAGCATTGGGGTGGGACCCGGTCGCACCTTCGAATTTAAGGACCTCTCGCTCGAGCACAAGGCCGTGGTCTTGCTCGGGATGAAGGCCGGTGACGAGAAGGTCGACAAGTTCCTCGCGAGCGGGACGAAGATAATCAACGGCTGGAACGTAGGCGCGTACTTCGGCGACCAAACGTTCTACAAGGCCGACTGGCTGAAGCGTGCCGGTGCCGCGAAAGGCGGCCTCTACGGTAACGACGCCGTCGAGGCGATGTATCCCAACACGCGCACCGACGGCACCGGCCAGACGCTGGATACCAGCAAGCGCAAGTACACGCTGACTTTCCCGGCCGGAAAACTGCCGCCAGTTAATGCCTTCTGGTCGGTGACCATGTACGACGGCAAGAGCCAGCTGCTGATCAAGAATCCGCTCAACCGTTACCTGATCAACTCGCCGATGCTGTCGGCGATGAAGAAAAACACGGATGGTTCACTGACGCTGTACATTCAGAAAGATTCCCCCGGCAAGGCTAAGGAAGCCAACTGGTTGCCCGCGCCCGACGACACGGTCTTTCTGGTAATGCGCCTCTACTGGCCAAAGACCGCACCGCCTTCGATTCTTCCCGCTGGCGACGGCAGCTGGCAGCCACCGGCACTGGTGGTCACGAAGTAA
- a CDS encoding fumarylacetoacetate hydrolase family protein, with protein MSAVAQVAAILIRGWREGRQQPLPTLELASEAEAYAVQHQVADALGWFASGPPVAWKLGGAPGGLISAAGVPAMAVHPSGWQVPPGDAFGFGIEGELIVRLSRDLDQHTDLAMACAAVDVWMPGIELCGTRWLQGDQAAPLLRLADQQLNRALVLGAPQTLGEMPVWSRQQVALRVAGVPEFVGVGSHPFGEPLSSLPWLARHAAALGSPLRAGDLVACGSWTGIYWASAGVQVEVEFAGIGRVALST; from the coding sequence GTGAGTGCGGTCGCGCAGGTGGCCGCCATCCTGATTCGGGGTTGGCGTGAGGGGCGCCAACAACCGTTGCCAACCCTGGAACTGGCTAGCGAAGCCGAAGCCTATGCCGTGCAGCACCAGGTAGCGGATGCCCTCGGCTGGTTCGCCTCCGGGCCGCCAGTGGCCTGGAAACTGGGCGGCGCTCCGGGAGGGCTGATCAGCGCCGCCGGGGTACCGGCAATGGCGGTACACCCATCGGGTTGGCAGGTTCCGCCGGGCGATGCCTTCGGTTTCGGGATCGAGGGAGAACTGATCGTGCGCCTGTCGCGCGACCTCGACCAGCACACTGACCTGGCCATGGCCTGTGCGGCGGTCGATGTGTGGATGCCGGGCATCGAACTGTGTGGCACGCGCTGGCTGCAGGGCGATCAGGCCGCGCCACTGCTTCGGCTGGCCGACCAGCAACTCAACCGCGCGCTGGTACTCGGGGCACCGCAAACGCTGGGGGAAATGCCGGTTTGGTCAAGACAACAGGTGGCGTTGCGGGTGGCCGGGGTGCCTGAATTCGTCGGCGTTGGCAGCCATCCATTCGGTGAACCGCTGAGTTCGCTGCCGTGGCTGGCGCGTCACGCTGCAGCACTGGGCAGCCCCTTGCGAGCCGGTGACCTAGTGGCTTGTGGTAGCTGGACCGGTATCTACTGGGCGTCGGCCGGGGTGCAAGTGGAAGTTGAGTTTGCCGGGATAGGACGGGTTGCCTTGTCGACTTGA
- the hydA gene encoding dihydropyrimidinase: MQPFDTVIRNARVVTAADTFTSDIGIRDGRIVSLGLDLTQGHQEIDAAGRHVTPGGIDSHVHLDQPTGDGSVMADDFFSGTVSAACGGTTTVIPFACQQKGESLRSAVDDYHRRAGNKPVIDYAFHLIVTDPTPQVLREELPALIAEGYTSFKIYMTYDALKLGDREILETLSVARREGAMVMLHAENSDCIAWLTERLLAAGLTAPRYHTASRPMLVEREATHRAIALAELVDVPILIVHVSGREAVEQIRWAQSQGLKVYAETCPQYLFLTADSLGCDDSFEGAKCICSPPPRDAANQQVIWDGLENGSFEIFSSDHAPFRFDGPNGKKAHGEEVSFDQIANGIPGVETRMALLWSEGVRSGRITAQSFVALTSTNAAKMYGLYPRKGSIAIGADADLVIWNEGEAVHLCNEMLHHNVDYTPYTGMTLSAWPAMTLSRGEVVWDGEPRAEAGRGRFLPCERPAPAQLRRRKTELAL; encoded by the coding sequence ATGCAACCTTTTGATACGGTGATTCGCAACGCCCGCGTGGTAACCGCCGCGGACACGTTCACCAGCGATATCGGTATTCGTGATGGGCGCATCGTCTCCCTTGGCCTGGACCTGACGCAAGGTCACCAGGAAATCGACGCGGCAGGCCGGCATGTCACCCCCGGTGGCATCGACAGCCACGTGCACCTCGACCAGCCGACTGGCGACGGCTCGGTGATGGCCGATGACTTCTTCAGCGGCACGGTCTCGGCGGCCTGCGGCGGCACCACCACCGTCATCCCGTTCGCCTGCCAGCAGAAGGGCGAAAGCCTGCGCTCTGCCGTCGATGACTACCATCGTCGGGCAGGTAACAAGCCGGTGATCGATTATGCCTTCCACCTGATCGTCACCGACCCCACCCCGCAGGTGCTGCGTGAAGAACTGCCGGCCTTGATTGCTGAAGGCTATACATCGTTCAAGATCTACATGACCTACGATGCGCTGAAGCTGGGCGACCGGGAGATTCTCGAGACGTTGTCGGTCGCGCGCCGTGAGGGCGCCATGGTGATGCTCCACGCCGAGAACAGCGATTGCATCGCCTGGCTTACCGAGCGACTACTGGCGGCCGGGCTGACTGCGCCGCGCTACCACACCGCGTCGCGGCCGATGCTGGTGGAGCGCGAAGCGACCCATCGTGCCATCGCCCTTGCCGAGCTGGTGGACGTGCCGATCCTGATCGTGCATGTGTCGGGTCGCGAGGCCGTGGAGCAGATTCGTTGGGCCCAGAGCCAGGGGTTGAAGGTGTACGCCGAAACCTGCCCGCAGTACCTGTTCCTGACCGCCGACTCGCTGGGGTGTGACGACAGCTTCGAAGGTGCCAAGTGCATCTGCAGCCCGCCGCCGCGCGATGCCGCAAACCAGCAGGTGATCTGGGATGGCCTGGAGAACGGCTCGTTCGAGATTTTCTCGTCAGACCACGCACCCTTTCGCTTCGATGGCCCGAATGGCAAGAAGGCCCACGGTGAAGAGGTGTCGTTCGACCAGATCGCCAACGGCATTCCCGGTGTCGAAACCCGCATGGCACTGCTCTGGTCCGAAGGCGTGCGCAGTGGGCGCATCACCGCGCAAAGCTTTGTTGCGCTGACCTCAACTAATGCCGCCAAGATGTATGGGTTGTATCCGCGCAAGGGCAGCATCGCTATTGGTGCTGATGCCGACCTGGTGATCTGGAACGAAGGTGAGGCGGTGCACCTGTGCAACGAAATGCTGCACCACAACGTCGATTACACGCCTTACACCGGCATGACGCTGAGCGCCTGGCCGGCCATGACCCTGTCTCGCGGTGAGGTGGTCTGGGACGGCGAGCCGCGCGCTGAGGCTGGTCGCGGCCGGTTTCTGCCGTGCGAGCGCCCGGCGCCCGCGCAACTGCGCCGACGTAAGACTGAGTTGGCATTGTGA
- a CDS encoding alanine--glyoxylate aminotransferase family protein, with the protein MSKLYPSIDPEGLVEYSVVYTDRSLNHMSQSFQGVMKNISRTLKQVYNAQAVAVVPGSGTFGMEAVARQFATDQQCLVIRNGWFSYRWSQILEMGNIPAATTVLKARPVDTGRQAAYAPPPLDEVLAAIAASRPQIVFSPHVETSSGIILPDDYLRAVGDAVHAVGGLLVLDCIASGTIWVDMHKCAVDLLISAPQKGWSASPCCALVMFSALALERIEQTHSSSFACDLKKWLQIMQAYEQGGHAYHATMPSDSLARFNEVMKETQAYGFDKVRGEQQALGDRVRAMLTGKGIKSVAAAGFQAPGVVVSYTDDADIKSGKKFASHGLQIAAGVPLQCDEPADFQTFRIGLFGLEKLHNIERTVSTLEQALDEVMVN; encoded by the coding sequence ATGTCAAAGCTATATCCCAGTATCGATCCTGAGGGGCTGGTTGAGTACTCAGTGGTCTACACCGACCGCTCGCTCAACCACATGTCGCAGTCATTTCAAGGCGTGATGAAGAACATTTCCAGGACGCTGAAACAGGTCTACAACGCCCAGGCTGTTGCGGTGGTCCCGGGCAGTGGCACATTCGGCATGGAAGCGGTGGCGCGACAGTTTGCCACCGACCAGCAATGCCTGGTGATACGCAACGGCTGGTTCAGTTATCGCTGGAGCCAGATCCTTGAGATGGGCAACATCCCGGCGGCCACCACGGTGCTGAAAGCCCGACCGGTCGACACCGGTCGCCAGGCTGCCTACGCCCCACCCCCTCTGGACGAAGTGCTGGCAGCCATTGCGGCTTCGAGGCCGCAGATTGTCTTCTCCCCCCACGTTGAAACCTCATCAGGAATTATCCTGCCCGACGACTACCTGCGGGCCGTCGGCGACGCCGTGCATGCGGTCGGTGGCCTGTTGGTGCTGGACTGCATCGCCTCAGGCACGATTTGGGTCGATATGCACAAATGCGCAGTCGACCTGCTGATCAGCGCACCGCAGAAAGGCTGGAGCGCCTCCCCGTGCTGCGCCCTGGTGATGTTCAGTGCTTTGGCCCTCGAGCGCATCGAGCAGACGCATAGCAGCAGCTTCGCCTGCGACCTGAAAAAGTGGCTTCAGATCATGCAGGCCTACGAACAGGGCGGACATGCCTACCATGCGACCATGCCCAGCGATTCCCTCGCGCGGTTTAACGAAGTGATGAAAGAGACGCAAGCCTACGGTTTCGACAAGGTCCGCGGCGAACAACAGGCTCTGGGCGATCGGGTGCGCGCAATGTTGACCGGCAAAGGCATCAAAAGCGTGGCCGCAGCCGGCTTTCAGGCCCCTGGCGTAGTGGTGAGCTACACCGATGATGCTGACATCAAGAGCGGTAAGAAATTTGCCAGCCACGGCCTACAGATCGCCGCCGGAGTGCCGTTGCAATGCGACGAGCCGGCCGACTTCCAGACCTTCCGCATCGGTCTGTTCGGACTCGAAAAGCTGCACAATATCGAGCGCACGGTCAGCACCCTCGAGCAGGCACTGGACGAGGTGATGGTTAACTAA
- a CDS encoding allantoinase PuuE produces MVSPARDLVGYGRQRPQGTWPNGARLAISLVINYEEGSERSLAMGDPDQESMTEWGSYSIPDGTRNLAMESMYEYGSRVGIWRILDILDQQSVRATFHACAVAFEQNPDVARAAVAGGHEICSHGYRWEEVFRLTEEQEREHMRLAIESFERTCGKRPVGWYCRYGASVNTRRLVAQEGGFLYDSDAYNDDVPYFVEVEGQRHLVVPYTADVNDFRYWNSPGLSQASDFFEYMKESFEVLYEESAEGPRMMSIGLHPRMVGRPGRVRAIKQFIEYAKQQGGVWFATREEIARAWLERT; encoded by the coding sequence ATGGTTTCACCTGCACGCGATTTAGTGGGTTACGGTAGACAACGCCCGCAAGGCACCTGGCCGAATGGCGCACGTTTGGCCATCAGCCTGGTGATCAACTACGAAGAAGGCTCCGAGCGCTCGCTCGCCATGGGCGACCCGGACCAGGAATCAATGACCGAATGGGGCAGCTATTCAATACCCGACGGCACACGCAATCTCGCGATGGAATCGATGTACGAGTACGGCTCGCGCGTGGGGATCTGGCGAATTCTGGATATTCTCGATCAGCAATCGGTTCGGGCGACGTTTCATGCTTGCGCAGTGGCCTTTGAGCAGAACCCTGATGTTGCACGCGCTGCAGTCGCAGGTGGTCATGAAATTTGCAGTCACGGGTATCGCTGGGAGGAAGTGTTTCGCCTGACTGAAGAGCAGGAGCGTGAACACATGCGCTTGGCCATCGAATCATTCGAACGTACCTGTGGCAAGCGTCCCGTTGGCTGGTATTGCCGGTATGGCGCCAGCGTCAACACCCGCCGACTGGTCGCGCAAGAGGGCGGCTTTCTCTACGATTCCGATGCCTACAACGACGATGTTCCCTACTTTGTCGAGGTTGAGGGGCAGCGTCACCTCGTGGTGCCTTATACCGCCGACGTGAACGATTTTCGCTACTGGAACTCGCCGGGGTTATCCCAGGCATCTGACTTTTTCGAGTACATGAAAGAAAGCTTTGAGGTCCTTTATGAGGAGTCGGCTGAAGGACCCCGCATGATGTCGATTGGACTGCACCCACGTATGGTGGGCCGTCCCGGGCGGGTCAGGGCGATCAAGCAATTCATCGAGTATGCCAAGCAACAAGGCGGTGTCTGGTTTGCTACGCGCGAAGAAATCGCCCGTGCCTGGCTTGAACGAACTTGA